A genome region from Labeo rohita strain BAU-BD-2019 unplaced genomic scaffold, IGBB_LRoh.1.0 scaffold_205, whole genome shotgun sequence includes the following:
- the LOC127159276 gene encoding cystatin-B isoform X2 gives MSETELDRNTLGGWSTVNPVTLEVIKICFEIVNGTNYVVKVLLSLDGLCVHMKIYQSLDCDGAKLSLIEIQFPKTFDDPLIPF, from the exons ATGTCAGAAACTGAACTGGACAGAAACACACTTGGAGGCTGGAGCACAGTAAACCCGGTCACTCTAGAGGTGATAAAGATTTGCTTTGAG ATTGTGAATGGGACCAACTATGTGGTCAAG GTGTTGCTTAGTTTGGATGGACTGTGTGTTCACATGAAGATATATCAGTCTCTTGACTGTGATGGAGCGAAGCTGAGTTTGATTGAAATCCAGTTCCCAAAAACCTTTGATGACCCACTGATCCCCTTCTGA
- the LOC127159276 gene encoding cystatin-B isoform X1 — MSETELDRNTLGGWSTVNPVTLEVIKICFEVKQLIQKRVEKENDLMIYNPLLYASQIVNGTNYVVKVLLSLDGLCVHMKIYQSLDCDGAKLSLIEIQFPKTFDDPLIPF; from the exons ATGTCAGAAACTGAACTGGACAGAAACACACTTGGAGGCTGGAGCACAGTAAACCCGGTCACTCTAGAGGTGATAAAGATTTGCTTTGAG GTGAAGCAACTGATTCAGAAGAGGGttgaaaaggaaaatgatttAATGATCTACAATCCTTTGCTCTATGCTTCTCAGATTGTGAATGGGACCAACTATGTGGTCAAG GTGTTGCTTAGTTTGGATGGACTGTGTGTTCACATGAAGATATATCAGTCTCTTGACTGTGATGGAGCGAAGCTGAGTTTGATTGAAATCCAGTTCCCAAAAACCTTTGATGACCCACTGATCCCCTTCTGA